In the bacterium genome, GAGGAACTCCGCGCCGCAATCCCGCGCCGCGGCCGCGATTTCCATCACGTCGTGCAGCGGCACGCGGTCGGGGACGATGACGACAAGCTTCACGTCCGCGGCGAACGCTTCCAGCGCCGCGTCCTTCACAAGCGGCGCGGGGATGAAAAGCACGCTCGTGTGCACCGGCCCCGCAGCGGCCTGCGCCTCCGCGACGGAATCCCAAACCGGCAGTCCCTCGACCATTTCCCCGCCGCGCCCGGGGGTCACCCCACCTACAACGTTCGTTCCGTACCCTCGCATCAGCTTCGTGCGCGCGATGCCCTCCCGCCCGGTTATCCCCTGGACGATCACCCGATGCGACTTGTCTACGAGGATGGTCATTTCAATCCGTACGGGCGGGGTTTACCCCCGCCCACCTTAATTGTGGGGGCGGGTAAACCGCCCCCCTACATTCACAATCCCGCGATCGGAAGCTCGATCCGGATCGCGTTCCTACCGCCGAACCAGCACTCCGCTTCGCACGCCAAACATTCGGTGCACTTGCCCCGCGCCGCGTCCGCTTCGGAGATGTTCAGCCGCGGCAGGCCGCCGCCGTCGAGGGAGAGAATCCCCGGCGAACACGCGGAGATGCAGACTTTGCTGTCGCACGAAGCGCATTTCGAATGGTCGAAAGTGATGCTTCCCGTCAGCGTCTTAAAACTATACGGCGACTTGGGAGAATCCGGATTGTGAAGCGGCCGCACCGCCGCGAGCGCGGCTTCGAACTCCCGGCGCGCCTCCCCCCCCGCATCTTCGCCGCCGCACTTCTCCCGCCGCTCCGCTATAAGCGCGCGCATCCTTTCCGCACAGAACGC is a window encoding:
- a CDS encoding succinate--CoA ligase subunit alpha — encoded protein: MTILVDKSHRVIVQGITGREGIARTKLMRGYGTNVVGGVTPGRGGEMVEGLPVWDSVAEAQAAAGPVHTSVLFIPAPLVKDAALEAFAADVKLVVIVPDRVPLHDVMEIAAAARDCGAEFL